Genomic window (Rhododendron vialii isolate Sample 1 chromosome 4a, ASM3025357v1):
GGTCTCGGATGTCTTGAggggaaaatagaaaataaaaatagctCTACAAAAATATGATATACGCTAAATAATGTGTTGCAATCATTATCAGAAGCAAAACAAATATTCTTCCTTATGTTTCAAACTTGGCTTATATTTGAAAGAAAATCTTCTAGCACAAATTATATGCTTTCGCCTTCAGAAGATGCTTCTCTAATcttattcagttttttttctcaaaattagtTTGATGTGTGAATATAGATttggaacaaaataaaatgcttcacaCTACTCTTGTCATCAAAATATTCATTTGCACTTGAATATGGTTATAGATATGTATTGGGTATTTATATGCGTATTTATATGCTTATTTATCCAAGTACTATATATAGGAGATATAGTGGAGTAAAGGCAAGTGATCTTAAAAGATATTTTATATATAGCTGGGGCCTGAGAGTTATATGGACACCAGTACTTATCAAATTTCTTTCATAGTATGATACTTTTGATATGTGATACATTTTTCTTAGCCTCTTTGGTTGGTTTAATATGAGGTTTCTACTTATATATGCAGATGAAGGCATAACAACACCGTTTCTCTGAATGTTCTCGTGACTTTCACTGCCCATCCTAAGGATTCCTCACCATCATCTTGCTGACAATGTATGAATTTGAAAGCTTTATGAATACAACCTTGTGTCGATATCGTAAAACATGATACCACATCTAATTTCCTATGACCAAATAGAATTCAAATGCATCACCTAGAAGCCCAATCCTTCAAAATGCAGCCCATGATCTTGACCGTCATTTGGTAGATTTTCACTTTTAAAAGAATTGCCCAAGCACAAAAGAAGAAGGTGCGTGCTGTTCCTTGAAATTCCAAATTCCATAAACGATATATAATCGTTAATGCTTAGCTAAAAGTAGGCAAATTGTATGCAGAAATTATTCCATTCCAACTTTTACGTACTCATTGATAGAGAATACATAATGTACTCATATTGTATTGCCTCATTTTTACAATCTAAGAACATTCTGAAGCTCAGAGATTAAAATTGGTGTTGCACATCTATGACTTCTTGAGACAACCAAACGAATATCTTACATTGGGTAAATTCTTAAAATCAAAACTTAAATTGCTCCATGGCGTTTATAGTGACAAAGTGCTAGCTATGAATAAATGCCAAACATCCACAGCCCTTGAATAACTAGTTGAATGACTAAAGTGTATTAATTATATTGCTTACAAAAGTTTGGGAATGACGTTAATTTAGATTCACTTTTGAAATGTTGAGATAATATGTCATGGTTTTTGAATGACTGTTTTGTTGCCAATGATACTGGCTGAATGCTGATGGTTTATTTATCATAGATTGGGTTCGTGCTGGCTTCCAAGCCAATTGGAAATGGTAGTGGATGGTGCTTGGAATGTAACGATAGAAGCTTGGGTTGTTACAAGCAATGGGCAACATCAAATAAATAATTGTTCCCTTTTCACCATATCAGCAACAAAAATGGAAGCAATGGCCTATTTGAAGCGCTTCAGTGGGCTAAGCAAAACATTAGCATTGATAACCTTATCATTTAGATTGATGCTTAAGAGGTGGTAAATTGTTTACGGGGTGTTTCATTTCTATCCCATGCTTTTTCTACAACCTGTCATCGAAGATATTATGTTGTTGTTTAGCAATTTCAGTTATGTTGTTGTTAGTAAGTTCATCCAAGGTAATGTAAgactgataagcacccaataatgcatattcttggtgcttaagtcctctagtatgttgtgtttatacatatatgttgtcgtttttatgcgatattgcacgtaaggtgtgtttttgtgtatttcaggcaaTTTGTATATATAAGGTGCATTTGATCGTCAAGGAATGCTCCAGGTGcacccaagtactcaaggctatgtgccaccccattgtggtgctcgaaagatggtttggaggttgctcagGTTGCCCAAGAGTCAAGGGAATTAaagaagaagtgaggattttactaaagctactcatcttccgtgctgagggtagaattgtcataacttttgatgtacaaattacttttaatccaaaccacttgggttagaaagtaggctcgacgagctttccaacggttcaaagaacgcctaaatcagagttcgggagtgtcGGAGCGAGCCtgcgaagttgcccaaaaaatctgtcaatctTGTACCGGTATTGGGGATTGCCCAGTACTGGTTCATGCTGTCCAGAGTTGGTGTTTTTCAGCATTATTGAAGGCCTTGTACCGatactgggatttggccagtaccggttcatccTGTAGAAAATATCCacgtttttgctactttttcaaccttccatttatggaaagtttccacttatggaatgtttttgggatattttggggactttttagtcctttgtaacttaactttagggccctataaataggcttataTGCCATATATGGAAGGGATGGCCATTTTagttagatttaggcctaagtctttcttttttcctagaGAACTCCATTGTTGCTCTTCAAGCTTTTGtgttaatttcttcaagaactcaagtaagtatttgtcttatgttaatttctcgtttattaatgttgtagctacgcttcggatttttgcataaatcaagtttattttcgttttcttcggttaaatctttcgctccattttcttaccatgtctagtcttttagctgtgtgtgagtagtcttttggctaagtcttgggctaatctatCCTAAAGATCTAggcggttatttggttctcgaaacttcgggcttaaaatcatggttttcggaattggattaacctagccattttggtctaagcgaggggtgttaactccttggtatgaagtttcgtcaagcggtcttggcaagcgacgtaccgagggctcgtggcctcctacgtgttagatacattagcaaaaataggtttgtttagttcagtcactactacaataaagcATAACAATCACAGTTATTGACAATGATAGTTAGTCTTCTATCACACTCCTCTTACCGTGATagatctgggtgtgattgtaagtcactctcttttatcacggttataaactgTGATTGAAAGATAGAAACATTCACACCCAAAGACAGTGATCGTTTCTAggaaaaactgagatggaaacTCATTTCCGTGTTTTTTTTCGAGTTTTGATCACACTCTTCCTAAAAAACCGTGATTATATGTAGATAACAATCACCACCAAACACTGTGATCTTTCATGTCTAAAAAATGAGATGGAAAATAGTTAGGTGtgatcttttctgttttttagaTCACAGTTTTCGTCTAAAACCGTGATTAAATGTTGTTATCATCACAGTCTGGAAATGTGATTGAAAGAtgctatcttttttttttttttgtgcatttaAAAAATGCCCGAATGCCCGAATCTCTAACCAATAATAAATACACGTAAAATATGTATTCAACCCGTAGCTATCTTTTCCAGAACAAAAGACATTGCAATACGAAATATGCATAACTGATATTGCATCTTGCACAAAACAGGTCATAGATAGAAACATCGTGCCGGAAAGCCTACATTTGAATTAACCTACCGTCAATCAAATTTctgaaaatgcataaaaaatgcAGAACAAAAGCTTAACAAtaaaaaggacaaagaaaactAATTGAACCACAAGCACGGAGTTATGTCCTAAGCTACAACGAATTCTTCATTCTTTGAAGCCAATTTCAAGCACTTCTTCATTCTCTAAAGCCAATTTCAAGCACTTCGTCCCTCAGAGCATGCCTAAATCCaccagaaaacaaaaagtagcAACATCAAGAACTCCAATGCTTAAATCcagcagaaaacaaaaaagtaaaaaactaacTACATTAGCGActacatgaaaaaaaaacaagtctaCATCAGTACAGAGCATGAGAGCAACATATCAGTGACAACAACAATACTAACAAGACCTAATCCCAAGACTGAGGCTACACCATGTCCAGCATTGCTCCTTTTCCTGGAGTTGCTGACAATAGAAGCACAAATAAGAACCCTAGAACTAAGTCAACAGATCCTAGAGAgatcttcttttcttgtgtgGTAACACTGGAAAGACTTATCTCTCCACCCAAGCAACAACTAGatactccaaaagaaagaggACTGTGGGATTGGTCAGTCGAAACGCGTATAAGCAGGCCATGATACTTTGAGTTAttggataaagaaaaaaaatactccaaaacAACTTAGCGTAAGCGCGGAGAAGAGCTTAGACTCGAAACTTTTGGGTGATAACAAAGGTGCAGCCACTACTGATGGTGTGTTTCAACTGCGCAGTACATGTGAGTACTTAAAAGCACATGGAAGAAGTAGGTGACAAGAGAAagccagaaaaaaaaattctattgaAAACAATAACTCATGTTTAAATTCTGTTGGATATAAATTTGCGTGAATGAATAGAGCTAACAAAAATCCACGGAAAGAGAACTTACCATTTGTTTCAAGAGAATGAACTTAACACCAAGGACCGATCTCTATCTTTATCCGTTTCTCCCTTTTTGCCTTTCCACAAAGAATTCATTCGGGAGGGGAATGAACACTAATATAATctcaacccaaaaaaatcaaactacaaGCAACTATGAAAACTAGAACAAAAAACTTCTATAAACGGACGCTTTCTCTTAGTTATAGAACTATATACAGGAAATATAACATAAGTACTAGATTTTGTTGATTGATCACTACAATCACGATAAGGATTTTGATGCATTGCTGCAATTTGGGTGCACTCTTGCATCTTCACTCgtgtttttttccctccatACTGCTCTGAGTGTCTGAAGAAAGTAATCCGGGATATCAGTGCAAGTTTAGGACTGAGTTATGGTTCGCTAACCAATTAAGCACTCCCATTTGCTCAATTGATAATTTTCTTGACTCTGGAGCTTTACTCACCACCTCACCATATCACTGACCACTCAATcttttccttgtattttttCCATATCTTTTACTGGGTCTTATGCATGTTGagggtttggtttggtcatTTGggtgtttttaactttttattcgGATTCCACCACGAAACACACTCTTGAAATGGACAGTAAATGAGGATGGGCATAAACCTAAAGTGCACAACAATCGTAATCTCCAGGTCGTGGTTGTCAAGTTGTTAATATGTACTTTAGATCTTAAGTACACCATAAATCTATAAGAACTGGAGAAGCCAAAACTTCAAGCGGagcaaaaaatttcaagagcAATAACtaaaaacctaaaccaaaatGCTTGCAAACACTTAAACTGCATAAATACTTGTTGATTTGCAAAGAACAGAGAAaatctttagagagagaagaacaatACCTGTTGGGTTTAGGAATTTTCCATTTCGATTGATCGACTTCTCCATTTGAAGAtcgctctctctctatctctctctctctctgataacAAACTCGCAAAAGGGAGTGCGCCGTTTCTTCCTTCacagtggtggtggagagagataagGCGGCGGCAGCGAGTGAGGATGGGGTGAAGAGGCGGCGGCGAGTGAGGATAGGGATGGGGATGAAACATGTACTGTAAAGGCTAGGAGAATGAGTACTGAGCTTCAACGGGTGAGTGGAAAGGGTAACTAGGGCTTGTTTTGGGCTAATGTGAAATGACGTCATTTTGAGCACATAACTTTCCAATTTGCGCCTAAATGAGAGAAGCAGTGCCCACGCAAAAATTCCGGTTTTTATCACGCCgcaagggtgaggtcttttttttttttttatctcaccgCAAGAGTGAGGTCTTAAAGTCTTCTATCACACTGtaagggtgaggtctttttcaatttatttcgTCGCAAGAGTGAGATCTATTATCTTGCTCCTTTTCTTGGCtaagcaccactttttatctcagcttttgATTTAAACTGAGATTAAAAAGTTAGTCTACAACTTTTTATCACACATTCACTGATAACTGTGATCTTTATAAACCTCCTTAGTGTGGTatttatctattattgtagtagtgcgtttaatcacatcttttgataaacgtagtcattaaagttaaatctttcgggcgtgagcacgaggtcgtgactctcgcttgagttataatcgagaaccggtagcagcctttgtcaagggatagacgatccctagacttgcctcttttaagttaattaagctcatttctagtcttttccttagttttcacttttaaagcaaaatcaagttggccgtcttgaacgccgcactctaccatataaacctacaatccaaactagctatatttcgattctctgtgggtacgatcccggactttcggatattatgctatcgacgacctagccctacgcttggggtgtttcaaccttattggaaggcgaggttcAGAGCCTAAGCAAAGACCAACTCTTATCCTAGCCATTGCTGCCTTGAGAATGGGGTTAACTATATGTCTTGTATTGTTGGGTTGTTATTGACATATATGATGATCTATATGTTcccaaaaaaaagtcatttgtgCAATGACATACAATTTCAATTGATTTGAGAAAAATAGTTCATATTGATAGACATAATAAAGCCAATGGCAATGTGCAGAGTTGCAACGACTTTCCATACATGGGCCTCCCACGTGCATCGCACGTACCCCTCTACTAGTCCCCTAAAAAGGCTTAAAACCGATCGATCAAATTgtaaaaagaaaacgaaaacatGAAGACCAATAATGTCAGTATCTGGCACTTATCTAATATACTGGTTTTCCAAAACTTTGGAGTCCCAGTTGAGTGGGTAGAGATCACCAGCAGATGCAGAAGAAGCACTGTAGGGGTAGAGATCACCAGCAGACGCAGAAGAAGCAGTGAAGGGTCCGTCAGTCGACACAATCTGAATTTGGCCTTCACTTGTATCAGTCTCAAGGCTTTTTTGAAGCTCAATCATCATTCCCTTCAGTTTCATCTGCTCATTGGAGGCATCCGGATCTGGAACTGGTGACGTCTCGGGGACGGTTCTGCCTTCGAGCATGCTGACAACTGAAGACATTGCAGGCCTAACTGCTGGTGACACGTTGGTGCACATAAGAGCTACATTTATCATCCCTGTGACCTCTATTTTGTTGAAGTCTGAACCCAACTTAGGATCCACCAGCTCCATCATGTTCCCTTTCTGCTTCAAGACAAGTGCCTACGGAGAAATGCTCGTTACATTAGAACTCGAGTCCCAGATATGCATGGGTTTGATTTGAAGAACATTTGTTTTAATGGAGATCAAAGACATGATAGAGGTGACTCTCAATAAAAAGAACATAGACATTACTGCTACGAAGCACAGACAGTATGTGCCTtatctctttcctttttcaatttttttttccttgacaCAACTCAGACGCTTGTGTCGTGTGTCTAGACGCAAAATGCTGTTGATTGTATATCTGTACAGTTGTTACTGagttcaaaatatttgtggtTAGTTGATGAGGTTAGCAAGTTAGTCTTCTTTACTGCATTGTGATGTTAACGATTTGATCTAGTGTCTTGAATCATGTAGcataacctttttctttttatgtttaaTGAGTATGTACTTTTGGTGGTTTATGCATGTTCGATTTTTTATATACCGAATACAAGTACAGAAACAAATGTGTAATGTGTTGCAATATTCCCATTCGTATCCGAAtctcttcctttttccttttttttttttttgttgagaaataCCCTTGGCTTCTGCCCATATCGGCGTCATGTCAATGTGCTCCCTACCTGCATGTATATGTCCCATGTCCAGCTACATGCCTCTAAGCATTACTATAATTTTTATGCTCGCATGCCAACTTGTTTAAGAAGGTTGAGGTATATAGCCTTTCTCTCAAAGCAGAGCAGCAAAATTTGTAAAGTACATCATGTTCCACCCATTTTGATATTTGTATCAATCTAATGATAGAATCCAAATCTGTATCATCATGGTTGATATATCGACGGAAGATGTTGTAACCAAAAATGCAAGATTAGAAAGAAGTAATCAACATACCCAATCAAGAAGATATAAACAGTACTCCTTTGTCCTGTAACTTGTGTTGCTTCTCCCACTGACAATCTCCAATGCGACTATTCCGAAGCTATAAACGTCTGCTTTGTCAGTCAAGTAACCACGCATTGCATACTCAGGTGCCATATATCCGCTGCATGTAAACAATTGTCACGTAGAAGTTTCCTATTATTGAACTGAATAGTGTACATTGTTGCGCGTATTTCCTACCAGCTTAAGCTTTTTGGGCAATTGGTAAATTAAGATGGTCTCACAGCTCCAGTATGGATGCTTTGTATCTCCACGTGCAAGAtagggttgcacgtgagggagggtgtgagaataacttgatatacattgtttaTCCCATtttctaatagcttaagcttttgggacaattggtaacttaatAGCTATATGCATGATATGTGGTCCAGTAATGCTATTTATAGGGAACAACATCATAAAACCACAGCTTATCTCATAAGAGGTTAACCGCGTTTATGGTCAATGCACCTACGAACTATTATAACTAAAAAGGGTTACCCAGTGCACGAGGCTCCTACTACTGCAAGGTTTAGGGAAGGGTTGGATGTACGGAACATTTCTTGCAAGCGGAAAGGTTGTTTCCAGGACTCAAATTTGAACTAttataattggagagagagagagagagagagagagaatatccACCggcaacaaaaactaaaaagtatgAAAACAAGGGTGAAAACATAAACAATATAGGATGGACTGAATGAAGCATGGGGACTCACTAGGTTCCAGCAATTCTGGTGCTGATGTGGGTATCATCCTCTTCATCAAGTTTGGCCAGACCAAAATCAGAAATCTTTGGGTTAAGATTTTTATCAAGTAGCACATTAGTGGCCTTGATATCTCTGTGGACAATCTTAAGTCTTGATTCTTCATGGAGATAAGCCAAACCTCTAGCTATGCCAATGCAGATCTTGTACCTTGTCGGCCAATCCAATTGCAACTGGCATTCTTTTGGGCCTTTAAATCACCAAATGAACAAGCATATAGACATACGAGTCAGCTAAAAACGGGAAATTTAGGGGGAATTTCcattccaactttttaaggggcCTTAAAAGTTGGAAGCCTTGAAATGAACTGACGAAAGGTTACAGAACAAGTATTACATTCTAAATATGTATGTGCATGGATGCTATAATATTGAAAGAAGCTGAATAAAGATTTAGAGTTTACCAAACAAAGCACGTGCAAGACTATTGTTCTCCATGTATTCATATACCAGCAACAATTGATTTCCCTCGATACAACATCCATACAGCTTTACAAGATGAGGGTGTTGCAGAGCAGAAATCATTCCTATTTCATTCACAAACTCTCGATTTCCTTgctttgatttggaagaaagcTGCTTGACAGCAATTACAGTGCCATCTAATAGAAGTCCCTACGGTTCAAGGATTTTTCACATTAGACAGGATGCATTACAATACTTAGATGTGACGATGAATTACGGGAGAATAATCTGAGTACGTCCTGTAGGATACCTTGAATACTGAACCAAAACCGCCTTCTCCGATCTTATTAGCTTCATCAAAATTATTTGTGGCAGCTTTGATTTGCCTCAAGGTAAATGAACCAGTCTGCAGGTCTAGACCCATTAGATCTGTTAAACAAGCCAAGTAAGTTAAGTAGAATTCATATAGGAAAAAATGTCAAGCCATAATCCTAATATTCGAGTGTGCTAGTGAAGTGCTGAATGTTTTGATATCTGAACGATGCTTTGAACATGAATTATCTTTAAACAAGTTGAGATGCATGAAGACATCATTGTAAGGTTACATACTAGTCAAGGGAcaaaagatttgaataaaaACCGAGAAATATCAGATAAGTCAGAAAGATGGAAAATGGACATGGTAAGGAAATATCTATGCAGTACAATTTTACTGTATCAAATACCTTGATCCATTGTGTCTTTACGGATTAGAAATCCTCTCCACCAAAGAATACCAAGAAGCAGGATGATAACAAAAGCTGTCGCAGCCACGATACCCACCACAGCGCCTGCAGATATTCCTTTTGTATGTCCTGAACCTTCTGGTGGCTGTTTATAATCTGCATAGAggagggaaaaaatgaaaaatgagataATATAAGAGGTTTTGACTTTGCACAATGGCAATAGCTATTTGCCACAAAAAAATGTGTGGTAAGGATTTCAGATTTCTTCCTACAACCTTTCCCACACCCTGCAAGTGCAAGAGATTTGTGCATTGGGATGACCGATAATATGATACTATTAATTACGGTGATAAACAGTTTAATGAGCACAAATTTACTACTACCGATAATAAATTTAATTCCAGGTGAAATGAGTTACTTCACACATGCACCCTTTAACATGTTCGTATGCATTTCAAAAGATGTATGAAACCTTTTAGCCAGTAATCTATTAACACAAAGTTATGTTTGCTAATGAGATGCCTTGAAAGCTGAAACTAAGGTACCCAAATTAACACCTAATTTTGAATTGTTTGGTTAAACATTCCAGTGAGACAGTATCAGCCAAAGGATAAAAGCATATCCATTTGTCTAATGAATGTGAAACGATCTCTGTTTATGTCATGGCTAGTTATCTACTTCTACAGATTACAGCCTAGCTATGAAAAcaagatcaacaaaaaaaagcgTTCCATTATGTTCATGGAAATTCATAGTGAACAATTTTACCCTTGACTGGAGTTCATCTCTTAACATCCCAAAGTTTTGGAAAGAAGAGAGCAAAAAGGTCAAGGGAACATTTCATACGATATTATGAATAATTCCACATGGTTCCCCATAAATCCACCATGAAAAAAGACTTTATTTTCCTTAATTCATCTCCTTGATGTCAACAACCGATTAGCACATCTAAAAATAGTGAACACATTTTCTGTCCCAAACATTATcccaagaaatcacaaagaaaCTTGAAGTCCAAAAGAGTTCTATTCAGCTTACCAGGGTTGTCCACAGAAATAGCTGAAATGAGAGGACCATAAACTCCTCTAACGGGGAGACCGGTTGTCCCTTTTCCGGCCCAATACAAGCGGATCTCCAGTGTACCATTAGTCACATTTGCAGTATAATTTTTTATGACTTCCTTACCAATGCCTCCTGCTTCATCCACAATGTTAAAATCCTTCTGCACTCGCTTTCCCTACAACAATTTTCTTATGAGGTCATATGTTGTTTTGTTAAGCTTTcttgatttttaaaaactattgaATTCGCATCCATGAGAGCCGAGAGGTGAAACACTCCCTCTATACCTCAGTTTTAGTCCTCTATTCCATTTTCTTCCTCCTTACCAACTCACAAAACCTTTGTTTATCTAATTTTAAAACTTACCTTCATAAGTGATGATAAAAGTATTAACAAATGAGAGTAAAAGGGATTTGTTGGAATCAATGCTACGAAATTTGAACTCAATTACACTAATCACATGCTCCCTCAAGAAGTTGCATCTCACAAAAGGGACTAGCAGAatgggatagagggagtacTAAATTGCATGCAAATTTAATCTTCTTCTAAAATTAAAAATCCACATAATTAGAAAGAACCTTCTGGGTTCCGGAAGCATGATTCGGCTTTGATTTACTGCTTCGCTAAGTTAGTAAGGGCCTGGGGGGGAGTGCCCCAAAACCTAGACAAAGACATTACGGTAATTGGTGATATAAAATCCTAGGATATATTATGTACTATACGCAACCAATATAACTAGTACATTCATTCATTCGATAAATAGTGAAAACTGGTGAGCTGTGGATGTACCCAATTTCCCCATGGGAGAATCACGTGAACTTTCTGCATCGCACTTTTCTGTTTATGTTCTTTGCTTGATTAATTCTTCATGCgatgttgtgtgtgtgtgtgtgtgttaggtCGATTCCACAACAGAACTCACTCACTTAACAGTACCTATTCTGCAACATTGAACCAAGAAAAGGAGggggaaaaaacagaaaatgaaacTTACCTGAATGTAAATGTCAAATATACGTCTTCCAAGGCTGCTAAAGGTTTTGCCATCATTGAACATAATTTCTGCAAAGTGAAGGTTTACGGTGTAGTTTCCATTTACTAGACAGAACC
Coding sequences:
- the LOC131322433 gene encoding probable leucine-rich repeat receptor-like serine/threonine-protein kinase At3g14840 isoform X1, whose protein sequence is MRIFPRNFASLAIGILFISFTTFASAATRLPLEEVEALYEIGKTLGKTWNFGVGADPCNYSTKNPDLDKFGFEDSVNCTCNGTVCNIIRIALKAQDLQGTLPPELARLTYLEDIDLSRNYLNGTIPPQWGSMKLINISLLGNRLTGPIPMEFGNIGTLATLSLEFNQLSGPIPPKLGSLPLLWKLHLTSNNFTEELPKELAKLSTLKDFRIGSNYFTGKIPDFIQNWINLTRLDIQGSGLDGPIPPGIHLLTKLSDLRISDLNGSQPSFPSVNLTSLKTLILRSCNISGPLPKYLGTMTNLKLLDLSFNNLSGEIPSNFIDLSKIDNMYLTGNLLNGSVLPWMLATRKYIDLSYNNFSFETSQVCPQGNTNLFGSSSKGNFSGNAPCLSLRDFPCNKNWSSFHINCGGQKVSLNGNMTYEDDEDQGGPANSNYRSTTNWAFSSTGNFMEDNRTKKSFTLTNSSILSMKNSELYKDARISPISLTYYGFCLVNGNYTVNLHFAEIMFNDGKTFSSLGRRIFDIYIQGKRVQKDFNIVDEAGGIGKEVIKNYTANVTNGTLEIRLYWAGKGTTGLPVRGVYGPLISAISVDNPGSGHTKGISAGAVVGIVAATAFVIILLLGILWWRGFLIRKDTMDQDLMGLDLQTGSFTLRQIKAATNNFDEANKIGEGGFGSVFKGLLLDGTVIAVKQLSSKSKQGNREFVNEIGMISALQHPHLVKLYGCCIEGNQLLLVYEYMENNSLARALFGPKECQLQLDWPTRYKICIGIARGLAYLHEESRLKIVHRDIKATNVLLDKNLNPKISDFGLAKLDEEDDTHISTRIAGTYGYMAPEYAMRGYLTDKADVYSFGIVALEIVSGRSNTSYRTKEYCLYLLDWALVLKQKGNMMELVDPKLGSDFNKIEVTGMINVALMCTNVSPAVRPAMSSVVSMLEGRTVPETSPVPDPDASNEQMKLKGMMIELQKSLETDTSEGQIQIVSTDGPFTASSASAGDLYPYSASSASAGDLYPLNWDSKVLENQYIR
- the LOC131322433 gene encoding probable leucine-rich repeat receptor-like serine/threonine-protein kinase At3g14840 isoform X2 — encoded protein: MRIFPRNFASLAIGILFISFTTFASAATRLPLEEVEALYEIGKTLGKTWNFGVGADPCNYSTKNPDLDKFGFEDSVNCTCNGTVCNIIRIALKAQDLQGTLPPELARLTYLEDIDLSRNYLNGTIPPQWGSMKLINISLLGNRLTGPIPMEFGNIGTLATLSLEFNQLSGPIPPKLGSLPLLWKLHLTSNNFTEELPKELAKLSTLKDFRIGSNYFTGKIPDFIQNWINLTRLDIQGSGLDGPIPPGIHLLTKLSDLRISDLNGSQPSFPSVNLTSLKTLILRSCNISGPLPKYLGTMTNLKLLDLSFNNLSGEIPSNFIDLSKIDNMYLTGNLLNGSVLPWMLATRKYIDLSYNNFSFETSQVCPQGNTNLFGSSSKGNFSGNAPCLSLRDFPCNKNWSSFHINCGGQKVSLNGNMTYEDDEDQGGPANSNYRSTTNWAFSSTGNFMEDNRTKKSFTLTNSSILSMKNSELYKDARISPISLTYYGFCLVNGNYTVNLHFAEIMFNDGKTFSSLGRRIFDIYIQGKRVQKDFNIVDEAGGIGKEVIKNYTANVTNGTLEIRLYWAGKGTTGLPVRGVYGPLISAISVDNPDYKQPPEGSGHTKGISAGAVVGIVAATAFVIILLLGILWWRGFLIRKDTMDQDLMGLDLQTGSFTLRQIKAATNNFDEANKIGEGGFGSVFKGLLLDGTVIAVKQLSSKSKQGNREFVNEIGMISALQHPHLVKLYGCCIEGNQLLLVYEYMENNSLARALFGPKECQLQLDWPTRYKICIGIARGLAYLHEESRLKIVHRDIKATNVLLDKNLNPKISDFGLAKLDEEDDTHISTRIAGTYGYMAPEYAMRGYLTDKADVYSFGIVALEIVSGRSNTSYRTKEYCLYLLDWALVLKQKGNMMELVDPKLGSDFNKIEVTGMINVALMCTNVSPAVRPAMSSVVSMLEGRTVPETSPVPDPDASNEQMKLKGMMIELQKSLETDTSEGQIQIVSTDGPFTASSASAGDLYPYSASSASAGDLYPLNWDSKVLENQYIR